Proteins encoded by one window of Halorubrum ruber:
- a CDS encoding LeuA family protein, with protein MEFFQGTIASNVDIGPVRIFDTTLRDGEQSPRTSFSYDEKRRIAATLDDMNTHVIEAGFPVNSDAEFEAVSDIAAATDTTVCGLARVVEGDIDAAIDSGVEMVHVFVSTSDVQLEDSMHATREEAKQRAVDAVEQVKDAGVECMFSPMDATRTDPDYLIDIVEAVSDAGTDWINIPDTCGVGMPTSFGETVNAVVEATDARVDVHTHDDFGMAAANAVMGFENGAEQAQVSVNGIGERAGNAAYEEVVMAVESVYGVDTGIDTTQITKLARIVEEASDIPVPANKPVTGRNAFAHESGIHAAGVIENADTFETGVMTPEMVGAEREFVLGKHTGTHSVRKHLVEAGFDPTDSEVRAITKRVKEYGAGKRQVTAGDVERFAEEADVTREEEVRV; from the coding sequence ATCGAGTTCTTCCAGGGCACGATAGCTTCTAACGTCGATATAGGTCCTGTCAGGATCTTCGACACGACCCTGCGAGACGGAGAACAGTCACCACGCACGTCGTTCAGCTACGATGAGAAACGCCGCATAGCGGCGACGCTGGACGACATGAACACCCACGTCATCGAGGCGGGGTTCCCGGTCAACTCGGACGCGGAGTTCGAGGCCGTCAGCGACATCGCCGCCGCGACGGACACCACCGTCTGCGGGTTGGCGCGGGTCGTCGAGGGCGACATCGACGCCGCCATCGACTCCGGCGTCGAGATGGTCCACGTGTTCGTCTCCACCAGCGACGTTCAGCTGGAGGACTCGATGCACGCGACCCGCGAGGAGGCGAAACAGCGCGCGGTCGACGCCGTCGAGCAGGTGAAAGACGCCGGCGTCGAGTGCATGTTCTCGCCGATGGACGCCACTCGGACGGATCCGGACTACCTGATCGACATCGTCGAGGCCGTCTCCGACGCGGGAACCGACTGGATCAACATCCCCGACACCTGCGGCGTCGGGATGCCGACCAGCTTCGGCGAGACGGTGAACGCGGTCGTCGAGGCGACCGACGCCCGCGTCGACGTCCACACCCACGACGACTTCGGCATGGCCGCGGCGAACGCGGTCATGGGCTTCGAGAACGGCGCGGAGCAGGCGCAGGTGTCGGTCAATGGGATCGGCGAGCGCGCCGGCAACGCCGCCTACGAGGAGGTTGTCATGGCCGTCGAGTCGGTGTACGGCGTCGACACCGGCATCGACACGACCCAGATCACCAAGCTGGCCCGGATCGTCGAGGAGGCCTCGGACATCCCGGTGCCGGCGAACAAGCCCGTCACCGGGCGGAACGCGTTCGCCCACGAGTCGGGCATCCACGCCGCCGGCGTCATCGAGAACGCCGACACGTTCGAGACCGGCGTGATGACCCCGGAGATGGTGGGCGCCGAGCGCGAGTTCGTGCTGGGCAAACACACCGGCACCCACAGCGTGCGCAAGCATCTGGTAGAGGCCGGCTTCGACCCGACGGACAGCGAGGTCCGGGCGATTACGAAGCGGGTCAAGGAGTACGGTGCCGGCAAGCGGCAGGTGACCGCCGGCGACGTCGAGCGGTTCGCCGAGGAGGCGGACGTCACGCGCGAGGAGGAGGTCCGGGTCTGA
- the ilvB gene encoding biosynthetic-type acetolactate synthase large subunit, producing the protein MSDTAAQPRSDADESDDASADATATDEPTDPDEEQGAGPVSTGAESVVAALEAAGAKTAFGVQGGAIMPVYDALYDSSIRHVTMAHEQGASHAADAYGVVAGEPGLCMATSGPGATNLVTGIADADMDSDAMLALTGQVPTEFVGNDAFQETDTVGVTRPITKHNYFAGGADTVGDTVGEAFELSRAGRPGPTLVDLPKDVTQDETDRTPGPATPPAGTDPDPNADQEAVEEAARAIESAERPVCLFGGGVIKADASDEARTFARSYGIPVTTTMPGIGSFPEGDDLCLSWAGMHGTGYANLAITHTDCLIAVGTRFDDRLTGGIDTFAPEAEVIHVDIDPAEISKNVHADYPLIGDAGRVLDQLTAAVREGPDTEAWRERCAEWKETYPLTYATPDDEPLKPQFVVEAFDEATDDDTIVTTGVGQHQMWASQFWTYSEPRTWVSSHGLGTMGYGVPAAVGARVAADTMGEEDRDVVCFDGDGSFLMTMQELSVAVREELDITIAVLNNEYIGMVRQWQDAFYEGRHMASDYTWMPEFDKLAEAFGALGLRVDDYDEVAPAVEEALDYEGPAVVDFHVDPEENVLPMVPSGGANGKFAAAEDQL; encoded by the coding sequence ATGAGCGACACAGCAGCACAGCCGCGATCCGACGCGGACGAGTCGGACGACGCCTCGGCCGACGCGACCGCGACCGACGAACCGACCGATCCGGACGAGGAACAGGGGGCAGGCCCCGTTTCGACCGGCGCCGAGTCGGTCGTCGCCGCCCTCGAGGCCGCGGGCGCGAAGACCGCCTTCGGCGTTCAGGGCGGCGCGATCATGCCCGTCTACGACGCTCTGTACGACTCCTCGATCCGGCACGTGACGATGGCCCACGAACAGGGCGCGTCCCACGCCGCCGACGCGTACGGCGTCGTCGCCGGCGAGCCCGGCCTCTGTATGGCCACGTCCGGCCCGGGCGCGACGAACCTCGTCACCGGTATTGCCGACGCAGACATGGACTCGGACGCGATGCTGGCGCTGACCGGCCAGGTCCCCACGGAGTTCGTCGGCAACGACGCGTTCCAGGAGACCGACACGGTCGGCGTTACCCGTCCCATCACGAAGCACAACTACTTCGCGGGCGGCGCGGACACTGTCGGCGACACCGTCGGCGAGGCGTTCGAGCTGTCGCGGGCCGGACGGCCCGGTCCGACGCTCGTCGACCTCCCGAAGGACGTCACGCAGGACGAGACCGACCGGACGCCCGGTCCGGCGACGCCCCCCGCGGGGACCGACCCCGACCCGAACGCCGATCAAGAGGCGGTCGAGGAGGCTGCTCGCGCTATCGAGTCGGCAGAACGACCCGTCTGCCTGTTCGGCGGCGGCGTCATCAAGGCCGACGCGAGCGACGAGGCGCGGACGTTCGCCCGGAGCTACGGGATCCCAGTGACGACGACGATGCCGGGAATCGGCTCGTTCCCCGAGGGCGACGACCTCTGCCTCTCGTGGGCGGGGATGCACGGCACCGGCTACGCGAACCTCGCGATCACCCACACCGACTGCCTGATCGCGGTCGGCACGCGCTTCGACGACCGGCTCACCGGCGGGATCGACACGTTCGCGCCCGAGGCCGAGGTTATCCACGTCGACATCGACCCCGCGGAGATCAGCAAGAACGTCCACGCCGACTACCCGCTGATCGGCGACGCGGGGCGCGTCCTCGACCAACTGACGGCGGCGGTCCGCGAGGGGCCCGATACCGAGGCGTGGCGCGAGCGGTGCGCGGAGTGGAAGGAGACGTACCCGCTCACGTACGCGACGCCGGACGACGAGCCGCTGAAGCCGCAGTTCGTCGTCGAGGCGTTCGACGAGGCGACCGACGACGACACCATCGTCACCACCGGCGTGGGTCAACACCAGATGTGGGCCTCGCAGTTCTGGACGTACTCGGAGCCCCGGACGTGGGTCTCCTCGCACGGCCTCGGGACGATGGGGTACGGCGTGCCCGCCGCGGTCGGCGCGCGCGTCGCGGCCGACACGATGGGCGAGGAGGACCGCGACGTGGTCTGCTTCGACGGCGACGGCTCCTTCCTGATGACGATGCAGGAGCTGTCGGTCGCGGTCCGCGAGGAGCTCGATATCACTATCGCCGTGCTCAACAACGAGTACATCGGGATGGTGCGCCAGTGGCAGGACGCCTTCTACGAGGGCCGCCACATGGCCTCCGACTACACGTGGATGCCCGAGTTCGACAAGCTCGCCGAGGCGTTCGGCGCGCTCGGCCTGCGTGTCGACGACTACGACGAGGTCGCGCCCGCCGTCGAGGAGGCGCTCGATTACGAGGGGCCGGCCGTGGTCGACTTCCACGTCGACCCCGAGGAGAACGTCCTGCCGATGGTGCCGAGCGGCGGCGCGAACGGGAAGTTCGCGGCCGCGGAGGACCAGCTATGA
- the ilvN gene encoding acetolactate synthase small subunit produces the protein MSGDASDGDAPAVSDADSRTTPDADSRPLPGEQPGPDERDHPEGRRNLEGIRIDPVVEAEHESRRAVISALVEDEPGVLARVSGLVSRRQFNIESLTVGPTTVDGHSRITMVVEETDPGIDQIEKQMAKLKPVISVGEVAGDAVISELVLLKVEADDPAAVHAVSEMYDGRTVDAGPETITVELTGDKANIDNAIGAFDRFGIVEIARTGPTALARGDTPTAPGEKPGTAGEPTTHDD, from the coding sequence ATGAGCGGCGACGCCTCCGACGGCGACGCGCCGGCCGTCTCGGACGCCGACTCGCGCACGACTCCCGACGCCGACTCCCGACCGCTCCCGGGCGAGCAGCCCGGGCCGGACGAGCGCGACCACCCCGAGGGGCGCCGGAACCTCGAAGGGATCCGGATCGATCCCGTCGTCGAGGCCGAACACGAGTCGCGGCGCGCGGTGATCTCCGCGCTGGTCGAGGACGAGCCCGGCGTGCTCGCGCGCGTCTCCGGGCTCGTCTCTCGCCGCCAGTTCAACATCGAGAGCCTCACGGTCGGGCCGACGACCGTCGACGGCCACTCGCGGATCACGATGGTCGTCGAGGAGACGGACCCCGGCATCGACCAGATCGAAAAGCAGATGGCGAAGCTGAAGCCGGTCATCTCGGTCGGCGAGGTCGCCGGCGATGCGGTCATCTCCGAGCTCGTCCTGCTGAAGGTCGAGGCCGACGACCCGGCCGCGGTCCACGCCGTCTCCGAGATGTACGACGGGCGGACGGTCGACGCCGGCCCGGAGACAATCACCGTCGAACTCACCGGCGACAAGGCGAACATTGACAACGCGATCGGCGCCTTCGACCGGTTCGGGATCGTCGAGATCGCGCGGACCGGGCCGACTGCCCTCGCGCGCGGCGACACCCCCACGGCCCCAGGAGAGAAACCCGGAACGGCCGGCGAACCGACGACGCACGACGACTGA
- the ilvC gene encoding ketol-acid reductoisomerase, translated as MTEDDTQTFNSTVYYDDDADEEAIAHKTVAVLGYGSQGHAHAQNLSESGVDVIVGLREDSSSRSAAESDGLRVATPAEAAAEADVVSVLVPDTVQPDVYENAVEPNLDAGDTLQFAHGFNIHYNQIQPPEDVDVTMVAPKSPGHLVRRNYENDQGTPGLLAVYQDATGDAHDEGLAYAAAIGCTRAGVVETSFREETETDLFGEQAVLCGGVTSLVKQGYETLVDAGYSPEMAYFECLNELKLIVDLMYEGGLGEMWDSVSDTAEYGGLTQGDVVVDEHARENMEEVLEKVQNGQFAREWISENQAGRPSYTQLREAEKNHEIEAVGDELRGLFAWEESGDEDEEESAEVTA; from the coding sequence ATGACCGAAGACGACACGCAGACGTTCAATTCGACAGTATACTACGACGACGACGCGGACGAGGAGGCGATCGCCCACAAGACGGTGGCCGTCCTCGGCTACGGCTCGCAGGGCCACGCGCACGCCCAGAACCTCTCCGAGAGCGGAGTCGACGTGATCGTCGGCCTCCGCGAGGACAGCTCCTCCCGGAGCGCCGCCGAGAGCGACGGGCTCCGCGTGGCGACCCCCGCCGAGGCGGCCGCCGAGGCCGACGTGGTGAGTGTCCTCGTCCCCGACACCGTCCAGCCGGACGTGTACGAGAACGCGGTGGAGCCGAACCTCGACGCGGGCGACACCCTCCAGTTCGCGCACGGGTTCAACATCCACTACAACCAGATACAGCCGCCGGAGGACGTCGACGTGACGATGGTCGCGCCGAAGTCGCCGGGCCACCTCGTCCGCCGCAACTACGAGAACGACCAGGGGACCCCCGGCCTGCTCGCGGTGTACCAGGACGCGACGGGCGACGCGCACGACGAGGGGCTCGCGTACGCGGCCGCGATCGGCTGTACCCGCGCCGGCGTCGTCGAGACGTCGTTTCGCGAGGAGACCGAGACCGACCTGTTCGGCGAGCAGGCCGTCCTCTGTGGCGGCGTCACCTCGCTCGTGAAGCAGGGGTACGAGACGCTCGTCGACGCCGGCTACTCGCCGGAGATGGCGTACTTCGAGTGTCTCAACGAGCTGAAGCTCATCGTCGACCTGATGTACGAGGGCGGGCTCGGCGAGATGTGGGACTCCGTCTCCGACACCGCCGAGTACGGCGGGCTCACGCAGGGCGACGTGGTCGTCGACGAGCACGCCCGCGAGAACATGGAGGAAGTCCTCGAAAAGGTCCAGAACGGCCAGTTCGCCCGGGAGTGGATCTCTGAGAATCAGGCGGGACGGCCCTCCTACACCCAGCTCCGCGAGGCGGAGAAGAACCACGAGATCGAGGCCGTCGGCGACGAGCTGCGCGGCCTGTTCGCGTGGGAGGAGTCGGGAGACGAGGACGAGGAGGAGAGCGCCGAGGTGACCGCGTGA
- the leuC gene encoding 3-isopropylmalate dehydratase large subunit — MSEGTLYDKVWDRHKVTELPNGQDQLFIGLHLVHEVTSPQAFGMLRERELDVAYPNRTFATTDHIAPTEADKRERPLADDQAEEMLSALERNVSDSGITFFGFESGKQGITHVVAPELGLSQPGMTVACGDSHTATHGAFGSIGVGIGTSQIRDVLATGCIAADKQKVRRVNVEGELGEGVYAKDVILKVIQDLGVDGGVGHVYEYGGPAIEALDMEGRLAVCNMSIEGGARAGYINPDETTYEYLKGREYVPEGEAFEERKAYWESIASDDDAEYDDVVTVDADGLDPLVTWGINPGQVIEISEPVPHPDDFEARTDREAAEQALDHMEIEADQSMLGYDVDVAFLGTCTNGRLSDFEEAAKILEGNTVDEGVRALAVPGSETVRQQCEERGIDQTFIEAGFQWRRAGCSMCLAMNDDALEGDEVCASSSNRNFIGRQGSKDGRTVLMSPAMVAAAAVEGEVADARAYLDDGPTGGAGGVEEVAD, encoded by the coding sequence ATGAGCGAGGGGACGCTGTACGACAAGGTGTGGGACCGCCACAAGGTCACCGAGCTCCCGAACGGACAGGACCAGCTGTTCATCGGGCTCCACCTCGTCCACGAGGTCACCAGTCCGCAGGCCTTCGGCATGCTGCGCGAGCGGGAACTCGACGTGGCGTACCCCAACCGGACGTTCGCGACGACGGACCACATCGCGCCCACCGAGGCCGACAAGCGCGAGCGCCCCCTTGCCGACGACCAGGCCGAAGAGATGCTTTCCGCGCTCGAACGCAACGTGAGCGACAGCGGGATCACGTTCTTCGGCTTCGAGTCCGGCAAGCAGGGGATCACCCACGTCGTCGCCCCGGAACTGGGGCTCTCCCAGCCCGGGATGACGGTCGCCTGCGGCGACAGCCACACCGCGACCCACGGCGCGTTCGGTTCCATCGGCGTCGGTATCGGCACGAGCCAGATCCGCGACGTGCTCGCGACCGGCTGTATCGCGGCGGACAAACAGAAGGTCCGCCGAGTCAACGTCGAGGGCGAACTCGGCGAGGGCGTTTACGCGAAGGACGTGATCCTGAAAGTGATCCAGGACCTCGGCGTCGACGGCGGCGTCGGGCACGTGTACGAGTACGGCGGCCCCGCCATCGAGGCGCTCGACATGGAGGGCCGGCTCGCGGTGTGTAACATGTCCATCGAGGGCGGCGCCCGCGCCGGGTACATCAACCCCGACGAGACCACCTACGAGTACCTGAAGGGCCGCGAGTACGTCCCCGAGGGCGAGGCGTTCGAGGAGCGGAAGGCGTACTGGGAGTCGATCGCCTCCGACGACGACGCCGAGTACGACGACGTGGTCACCGTCGACGCCGACGGGCTCGACCCGCTCGTCACCTGGGGGATCAACCCCGGACAGGTGATCGAGATATCGGAGCCGGTCCCGCACCCGGACGACTTCGAGGCCCGGACCGACCGCGAGGCCGCGGAGCAGGCGCTCGATCACATGGAGATCGAGGCCGACCAGTCGATGCTCGGCTACGACGTCGACGTGGCCTTCCTCGGCACCTGTACCAACGGTCGCCTCTCCGACTTCGAGGAGGCCGCGAAGATCCTGGAGGGCAACACGGTCGACGAGGGCGTCCGCGCGCTGGCCGTCCCCGGCTCCGAGACCGTCCGCCAGCAGTGCGAGGAGCGCGGCATCGACCAGACGTTCATCGAGGCCGGCTTCCAGTGGCGCCGCGCCGGCTGCTCGATGTGCCTCGCGATGAACGACGACGCCCTGGAGGGCGACGAGGTGTGCGCCTCCTCGTCGAACCGGAACTTCATCGGGCGACAGGGGTCGAAGGACGGCCGCACCGTCCTGATGAGCCCCGCGATGGTCGCGGCCGCGGCCGTCGAGGGCGAGGTCGCCGACGCGCGGGCGTACTTGGACGACGGGCCGACCGGCGGCGCCGGCGGCGTCGAGGAGGTGGCCGACTGA
- the leuD gene encoding 3-isopropylmalate dehydratase small subunit has product MAPDADPGADQHITDVSGTGVPIPGDDVDTDQILPAKFMKEVTFDNMADYLFYDARRDDDGEFNDHPLNRFEGASIAVVNSNFGCGSSREHAPQAMMRWGIDGVVGESYAEIFRDNCKSLGIPAVTTDHETAVELQEWIEANPDGDIEVDVEGETVTYGDTTIDVDVDDAMREALVEGIWDTTALMYSNRSKVDETVDGLPYVEGDD; this is encoded by the coding sequence ATGGCCCCCGACGCCGACCCGGGCGCGGACCAGCACATCACCGACGTCTCGGGCACGGGGGTTCCGATCCCCGGCGACGACGTCGACACCGACCAGATCCTGCCGGCGAAGTTCATGAAGGAGGTCACGTTCGACAACATGGCGGACTACCTCTTCTACGACGCCCGGCGGGACGACGACGGCGAGTTCAACGACCACCCCCTCAACCGCTTCGAGGGCGCGTCGATCGCGGTCGTCAACTCCAACTTCGGCTGCGGTTCCTCCCGGGAGCACGCGCCGCAGGCGATGATGCGCTGGGGTATCGACGGCGTCGTCGGCGAGTCGTACGCCGAGATTTTCCGCGACAACTGCAAGTCGCTCGGCATTCCGGCGGTCACGACTGACCACGAGACGGCCGTCGAACTCCAGGAGTGGATCGAGGCCAACCCGGACGGCGACATCGAGGTCGACGTCGAAGGCGAGACCGTCACCTACGGCGACACAACCATCGACGTCGACGTCGACGACGCGATGCGGGAAGCCCTGGTCGAGGGGATCTGGGACACTACCGCCCTGATGTACTCGAACCGGAGCAAGGTCGACGAGACGGTCGACGGACTCCCCTACGTCGAGGGGGACGACTGA
- a CDS encoding isocitrate/isopropylmalate family dehydrogenase, protein MTDEIVVIEGDGIGREVVPAAVEVLESFDLDFEFVEAEAGDATKEATGEALPDETYDLVADADATLFGAAGETAADVILPLREAVDSFVNVRPAKAYPGVDALRPETDVVFLRENTEGVYAGHEDRLSEDLSTLTRVVTSSASRELAEYACEFVEDGRGPAGDPDEGFTVAHKANVMRETDGRFREEVMAVAAERGVDADEELMDAFATKLPLDPAEYGVVVCPNLAGDVLSDLAAGLVGGLGLLPSANVGHDNALFEPVHGTAPDIAGEGIANPTAAILSAAMLLEYLGHIEEGQRVRDAVEGVLSDGPRTGDLGGSATTDEVTAAIVDRL, encoded by the coding sequence ATGACCGACGAGATCGTCGTCATCGAGGGCGACGGCATCGGCCGCGAGGTCGTGCCCGCCGCCGTCGAGGTGTTGGAGTCGTTCGACCTCGACTTCGAGTTCGTCGAGGCGGAGGCCGGCGACGCGACGAAGGAGGCGACCGGCGAGGCGCTCCCCGACGAGACGTACGACCTGGTCGCCGACGCGGACGCGACCCTGTTCGGCGCGGCCGGCGAGACGGCCGCCGACGTCATCCTCCCGCTGCGCGAGGCGGTCGACTCGTTCGTCAACGTCCGGCCCGCGAAGGCGTACCCCGGCGTCGACGCGCTCCGCCCGGAGACGGACGTGGTGTTCCTCCGCGAGAACACCGAGGGCGTCTACGCCGGCCACGAGGACCGCCTCTCGGAGGACCTCTCGACGCTGACGCGCGTCGTCACCTCGTCGGCCTCCCGCGAGCTGGCCGAGTACGCCTGCGAGTTCGTCGAGGACGGCCGCGGCCCCGCGGGCGACCCCGACGAGGGGTTCACCGTCGCGCACAAGGCGAACGTGATGCGCGAGACCGACGGCCGGTTCCGCGAGGAGGTCATGGCGGTCGCCGCGGAGCGCGGCGTCGACGCCGACGAGGAGCTGATGGACGCGTTCGCGACGAAGCTCCCGCTCGACCCGGCGGAGTACGGCGTGGTCGTCTGTCCGAACCTCGCCGGCGACGTGCTCTCCGATCTGGCCGCCGGACTCGTCGGTGGGCTCGGCCTGCTCCCGTCGGCGAACGTCGGCCACGACAACGCGCTGTTCGAGCCGGTCCACGGCACGGCGCCCGACATCGCCGGCGAGGGGATCGCCAACCCGACGGCCGCGATCCTCTCGGCGGCCATGCTGCTGGAGTACCTCGGCCACATCGAGGAGGGCCAGCGGGTGCGCGACGCGGTCGAGGGCGTCCTCTCCGATGGACCTCGAACCGGCGACCTCGGCGGGTCGGCGACGACCGACGAGGTCACCGCGGCGATCGTCGACCGGCTGTAA
- a CDS encoding DUF555 domain-containing protein has protein sequence MSNYEVAMEAAWLVRDVEETDDAIGVAVSEAGKRLNETDKQYVEVEPGVTGCPACGEPFDAAFLAANTALVGLLLEIDVFNADSEEHAERIAKSEVGGALRDVPLEVIDVFETEADEDEEDAADR, from the coding sequence ATGAGCAACTACGAAGTCGCGATGGAAGCAGCCTGGTTGGTCCGTGACGTCGAGGAGACCGACGACGCCATCGGCGTCGCGGTCAGCGAAGCCGGCAAGCGACTCAACGAGACGGACAAGCAGTACGTCGAGGTCGAGCCCGGCGTCACCGGCTGTCCGGCCTGCGGCGAGCCGTTCGACGCCGCGTTCCTCGCGGCGAACACGGCGCTGGTCGGACTCCTCCTCGAAATCGACGTCTTCAACGCCGACAGCGAGGAGCACGCAGAGCGGATCGCGAAAAGCGAGGTCGGGGGCGCCCTCCGCGACGTCCCCCTCGAAGTCATCGACGTTTTCGAGACCGAGGCCGACGAGGACGAGGAGGACGCGGCGGACCGATAG
- a CDS encoding CBS domain-containing protein, which translates to MELPTPQDLRERRTGLELTQSELADAADVSQPLIARIEGGDVDPRLSTLRRIVNALQEAEGEVVRATDLMNETVISVAPDDAVSAAVELMEAEAYSQLPVLQNGVPVGSISQGDVVHAGENVGDHPVSEVMSESFPTVAPSATVDEVRNLLDHYKAVMVTDGGETVGIITEADIAAQLS; encoded by the coding sequence ATGGAACTGCCGACGCCACAGGACCTCCGCGAGCGCCGGACCGGACTGGAGCTGACCCAGAGCGAGCTCGCCGACGCCGCGGACGTTTCCCAGCCCCTCATCGCGCGGATCGAAGGCGGCGACGTCGACCCGCGGCTCTCGACGCTCCGCCGCATCGTCAACGCCCTCCAAGAGGCCGAAGGCGAGGTCGTGCGCGCGACCGACCTGATGAACGAGACCGTGATCAGCGTCGCGCCGGACGACGCCGTGAGCGCGGCCGTCGAGCTGATGGAGGCGGAGGCGTACTCGCAGCTCCCGGTCCTCCAGAACGGCGTGCCGGTCGGCTCGATCAGCCAGGGCGACGTCGTCCACGCCGGCGAGAACGTCGGCGACCACCCGGTCAGCGAGGTGATGAGTGAGTCGTTCCCGACGGTCGCGCCGTCGGCGACCGTCGACGAGGTCCGGAACCTCCTCGATCACTACAAGGCCGTGATGGTCACTGACGGCGGCGAGACGGTCGGGATCATCACGGAGGCAGACATCGCGGCGCAGCTGTCGTAG
- the purM gene encoding phosphoribosylformylglycinamidine cyclo-ligase, with product MTEGNGGDGGSAGDDGGPSDGDELTYADAGVDIDASEAATAALIGAVGADTEAEGSGSEYAGLLDIGDRYLALATDGVGTKLLVAEALGDYSTVGIDCIAMNVNDLVAAGVRPVAFVDYLAVDEPDERFAEQVGEGLARGAELADMELVGGETAVMPEVVRGLDLAGTCAGLAAKDGVFDGRAEPGDALVGWRSSGIHSNGLTLAREAVTRDHEYTDPCPFGDYETLGNALLEPTAIYTDLLDPMRAHGVRGAAHVTGGGWTNLERLGGHRYAIDDAFEPQPVFEFVRSAGNVSDEEMHRTFNMGTGFVASLDPDDAEALADATDGRVIGRVEAAEGGDGSDGDEEEATVEIRGLEL from the coding sequence ATGACCGAGGGCAACGGCGGCGACGGCGGATCGGCGGGCGACGACGGGGGACCGAGCGACGGCGACGAGCTCACTTACGCGGACGCGGGCGTCGACATCGACGCGAGCGAGGCCGCGACCGCGGCGCTTATCGGCGCGGTCGGGGCGGATACCGAGGCGGAGGGCTCGGGGAGCGAGTACGCCGGCCTGCTCGACATCGGCGACCGCTACCTCGCGCTCGCGACCGACGGCGTTGGGACGAAGCTGCTCGTCGCGGAGGCGCTCGGCGACTACTCGACGGTCGGCATCGACTGCATCGCGATGAACGTCAACGACCTCGTCGCGGCCGGCGTCCGCCCCGTCGCGTTCGTCGACTACCTCGCGGTCGACGAGCCGGACGAGCGGTTCGCCGAGCAGGTCGGCGAAGGGCTCGCCCGCGGCGCCGAGCTCGCCGACATGGAGCTCGTCGGCGGCGAGACGGCGGTGATGCCGGAGGTTGTACGCGGGCTCGACCTGGCCGGCACCTGCGCCGGCCTCGCCGCGAAGGACGGGGTGTTTGACGGCCGCGCGGAGCCGGGCGATGCGCTGGTCGGCTGGCGCTCGTCGGGGATCCATTCGAACGGGCTCACGCTGGCGCGGGAAGCCGTCACGCGCGACCACGAGTACACGGATCCGTGCCCGTTCGGCGACTACGAGACGCTCGGCAACGCGCTGCTCGAACCGACCGCGATCTACACCGACCTCCTCGATCCGATGCGCGCCCACGGCGTCCGCGGCGCGGCCCACGTGACGGGCGGCGGCTGGACGAATCTGGAACGCCTCGGCGGCCACCGCTACGCCATCGACGACGCGTTCGAGCCGCAGCCGGTCTTCGAGTTCGTCCGGTCGGCGGGGAACGTCTCCGACGAGGAGATGCACCGCACGTTCAACATGGGGACCGGCTTCGTGGCCTCCCTCGACCCCGACGACGCCGAGGCCCTGGCCGACGCGACCGACGGGCGCGTGATCGGACGGGTCGAGGCTGCTGAGGGAGGAGACGGCAGCGACGGCGACGAGGAAGAAGCGACGGTCGAGATCCGCGGACTGGAACTGTAG
- a CDS encoding Zn-dependent protease yields MSGDSAVSGRRIAGLYFSGTEIRDLLVAWLALGVAFMLFFVGGSGGISRILAAGVVPPLFVALATAGVAFLLHEVAHKVVAVHYDQVAEFRADNSMLFLAVMSSLLGFIFAAPGAVHHRGRLTPREHGHIALAGPAVNLGLMIVFFPLYALGGIVGSEIVVILGARGIAINAFLAAFNLVPYGPLDGKTVMGWSKPVWAAVFVPSVLLAFGLVFVVGLGFGGPF; encoded by the coding sequence ATGAGCGGCGACAGCGCGGTCTCCGGGCGGCGGATCGCGGGCCTCTACTTCAGCGGGACCGAGATCCGCGACCTCCTCGTCGCGTGGCTCGCGCTCGGCGTGGCGTTCATGCTGTTCTTCGTCGGCGGCTCGGGCGGGATCAGCCGGATACTCGCGGCGGGCGTGGTCCCGCCGCTGTTCGTCGCGCTTGCGACCGCCGGGGTCGCCTTCCTCCTCCACGAGGTCGCACACAAGGTCGTCGCGGTCCACTACGACCAGGTCGCGGAGTTCCGCGCGGACAACAGCATGCTGTTTCTGGCCGTGATGAGCTCCCTCCTCGGGTTCATCTTCGCGGCGCCCGGCGCCGTCCACCATCGCGGGCGGTTGACTCCCCGCGAACACGGTCACATCGCGCTCGCCGGCCCCGCCGTGAACCTCGGGCTGATGATCGTCTTCTTCCCGCTGTACGCGCTCGGCGGAATCGTCGGCAGCGAGATAGTCGTCATCCTCGGCGCGCGCGGCATCGCGATCAACGCGTTCCTCGCCGCGTTCAACCTCGTCCCGTACGGCCCGCTCGACGGGAAGACGGTGATGGGGTGGAGCAAGCCGGTCTGGGCGGCCGTCTTCGTCCCGTCCGTGCTGCTCGCCTTCGGGCTCGTCTTCGTCGTCGGGCTCGGGTTCGGCGGGCCGTTCTGA